The proteins below are encoded in one region of Myxococcales bacterium:
- a CDS encoding TM0106 family RecB-like putative nuclease translates to MRTGSPRPPLLHPAPGVRHSTQGPLAVDCFERQAGLLGAVRAVLQRELGPRRPPWQDASVRSSGTTIELSASDLSQFLGCRHRTALDLAVAHGQREAPTWVDPVMLVLQQRGLDHERGYADALRAEGLVVVDLAEQGGDDAVARTLDAMRAGANVILQPALRNGRWFGRPDVLRRVETTSGLGEWSYQVVDTKLAKETRGGTVLQLALYPEMLGLVQDAIPETFHVVTPDPDAPVQTFRVQDFSAYFRFIRARLEVTAQQEPDAIAAANYPEPVEHCDVCRWWSVCDKRRRADDHLSLVAGIARLQSRELQAAGVTTLAQLGTLPLPLQFTPRRGAVETYVRVREQARLQLAGRTQGVPVHELLPITPDQGLARLPPPSPGDVFLDLEGDPFARDGGREYLFGLVTVAPDGTTSARAFWACSDSEERAAFEAVVDEILGSWAVNPTMHVYHYAPYEPSAFKRLMGRHATRETEIDRMLRAELFVDLYAVVKHSLRASLERYSIKDLEPFYGFTRTVALADARTNLRVIERALELGAADAITDEVRAAVEGYNRDDCVSALRLRDWLEQLRASLEAAGTPVPRPVPTDGAAPEKLDDRARRVQALVAALTDDVPADRAERNDDQQGRWLLAHLLDWHRREAKAPWWEFFRLRDLSEDELFAEKAALSGLHFVARVGGTKKSPIDRYDYPRQETDVCKGDELHLPDGTAFGGVDAIDRVTRTVDVKKRGAQADVHPPAVFAHSAVNTDVLAEALLRIAEDVVQHGVSGGTQYRAAREILLGRPPRLRAGTFEIGTAETAIQFAVRIAADLDDTVLAIQGPPGAGKTFTGAQMICELVQRGARVGVTAVSHKVIRKLLDDVAVAAGRLRVQVNCVHKVTTKSDPPSSMEECTNNDEVIARLGDGRAHVVGGTQWLWARPASLGVIDVLFVDEAGQMSLANVLAASQAARSVVLLGDPQQLEQPQQGTHPEGADASALEHILRGHKTIPADRGIFLPETWRLAPSICAFTSEVFYEGRLHARAGLEQQVLVGTAPFEGSGLWVAAVAHEGNQNSSSEEVDVIDRIVAGLLRPDAGWIDSDGAMHAMTANDILIVAPYNSQVALLSERLDRRGVRVGTVDKFQGQEAPVVIYSMATSTPEDAPRGMEFLYSLNRLNVATSRARCACILVASPRLFEPECKSPRQMQLANAICRYVELARAVATA, encoded by the coding sequence ATGCGCACCGGTTCTCCACGACCCCCGCTGCTCCACCCAGCTCCCGGCGTGCGCCACAGCACGCAGGGCCCGCTCGCCGTCGACTGCTTCGAGCGCCAGGCCGGCCTGCTTGGTGCGGTTCGTGCCGTCCTGCAGCGTGAGCTCGGCCCCCGCCGTCCGCCGTGGCAAGATGCTTCGGTGCGTTCTTCCGGCACCACGATCGAGCTGTCCGCGTCGGACCTGTCCCAGTTCCTGGGCTGCCGGCACCGGACCGCCCTGGATCTGGCGGTGGCGCACGGCCAGCGCGAGGCGCCCACCTGGGTCGACCCGGTCATGCTCGTCCTCCAGCAACGCGGGCTCGACCACGAGCGGGGCTACGCGGACGCCCTTCGCGCCGAAGGGCTGGTCGTGGTCGACCTCGCCGAGCAAGGCGGCGACGATGCGGTGGCCCGCACGTTGGACGCCATGCGCGCGGGCGCGAACGTCATCCTTCAGCCCGCGCTCCGGAATGGCCGTTGGTTCGGCCGGCCCGACGTGCTTCGACGGGTCGAGACCACGAGCGGGCTCGGCGAATGGTCGTATCAGGTCGTCGACACGAAGCTCGCCAAGGAGACCCGAGGCGGCACCGTCCTCCAGCTCGCGCTCTACCCCGAGATGCTGGGCCTCGTTCAGGACGCGATCCCCGAGACCTTCCACGTCGTCACGCCGGATCCGGATGCGCCCGTTCAAACCTTCCGGGTCCAGGACTTCTCGGCCTACTTCCGGTTCATCCGCGCCCGCCTCGAGGTGACCGCGCAGCAGGAGCCCGATGCGATCGCGGCCGCGAACTACCCCGAGCCCGTGGAGCACTGCGACGTGTGCCGGTGGTGGAGTGTCTGCGACAAGCGGCGTCGCGCCGACGATCATCTATCGCTCGTCGCCGGCATCGCGCGGCTCCAGAGCCGAGAGCTGCAGGCCGCGGGCGTCACCACGCTCGCGCAGCTCGGCACGCTCCCCTTGCCTCTGCAGTTCACGCCTCGACGGGGTGCCGTCGAGACGTACGTCCGCGTGCGCGAGCAAGCTCGGCTTCAGCTCGCGGGTCGGACCCAGGGCGTCCCGGTTCACGAGTTGCTCCCCATCACGCCGGACCAGGGACTCGCTCGGCTGCCGCCCCCGTCGCCCGGTGATGTCTTCCTCGACCTCGAAGGCGATCCGTTCGCGCGGGACGGCGGGCGCGAGTACCTCTTCGGCCTGGTAACCGTCGCGCCCGATGGCACCACCTCGGCGCGCGCGTTCTGGGCCTGCTCGGACAGCGAGGAGCGCGCGGCGTTCGAGGCGGTCGTGGACGAGATCCTCGGTTCTTGGGCGGTGAACCCCACGATGCACGTCTACCACTACGCTCCCTACGAGCCCTCGGCGTTCAAGCGGTTGATGGGCCGGCATGCGACCCGCGAGACCGAGATCGATCGCATGCTCCGCGCCGAGTTGTTCGTGGACCTGTACGCCGTCGTGAAGCACTCGCTGCGCGCGAGCCTGGAGAGGTATTCGATCAAGGACCTCGAGCCCTTCTACGGCTTCACTCGTACCGTTGCCCTCGCTGATGCGAGAACGAACCTGCGCGTGATCGAACGCGCGCTCGAGCTCGGCGCCGCGGACGCGATCACCGACGAGGTGAGGGCCGCGGTCGAAGGCTACAACCGCGACGATTGCGTCTCGGCTCTGCGCCTGCGCGACTGGCTAGAACAGCTTCGTGCTTCTCTCGAAGCCGCAGGGACGCCGGTCCCGCGTCCGGTACCCACGGATGGCGCGGCGCCGGAGAAGCTCGACGATCGTGCCCGCCGGGTGCAAGCGCTCGTGGCGGCGCTCACGGACGACGTTCCTGCGGATCGCGCCGAGCGGAATGATGATCAACAGGGGCGGTGGTTGCTCGCGCATCTTCTCGACTGGCATCGGCGCGAAGCCAAGGCGCCCTGGTGGGAGTTCTTCCGGTTGCGCGATCTGTCCGAGGACGAGCTGTTCGCCGAGAAGGCGGCGCTCTCCGGCCTGCACTTTGTTGCCCGCGTCGGCGGGACGAAGAAGAGTCCGATCGATCGCTACGACTACCCGCGCCAGGAGACCGACGTTTGCAAAGGCGATGAACTGCATCTACCCGACGGAACGGCCTTCGGGGGCGTCGATGCCATCGATCGTGTGACTCGCACGGTGGACGTGAAGAAGCGCGGCGCACAGGCTGACGTGCATCCCCCCGCCGTGTTCGCGCACTCGGCCGTGAATACCGACGTGCTTGCCGAGGCGCTTCTGCGCATCGCCGAGGACGTGGTTCAGCACGGTGTTTCCGGCGGGACTCAGTACCGCGCTGCGCGCGAGATCCTCCTTGGTCGGCCCCCTCGACTTCGAGCCGGGACCTTTGAGATCGGAACGGCCGAGACCGCTATCCAATTCGCGGTTCGCATCGCGGCAGATCTCGACGATACGGTCCTCGCCATCCAGGGGCCTCCGGGTGCCGGGAAGACGTTCACTGGTGCCCAGATGATCTGCGAGCTCGTTCAACGAGGCGCCCGCGTCGGGGTCACTGCGGTCAGCCACAAGGTCATTCGCAAACTGCTCGACGACGTCGCAGTAGCTGCCGGCAGGCTCCGGGTTCAGGTCAACTGCGTTCACAAGGTCACCACCAAGAGCGACCCACCATCGAGCATGGAGGAGTGCACTAACAACGACGAGGTCATCGCCCGACTCGGCGACGGCCGGGCTCACGTGGTCGGCGGGACCCAGTGGCTCTGGGCGCGCCCGGCGTCGCTGGGCGTGATCGACGTCCTCTTCGTGGACGAGGCGGGTCAGATGTCGCTCGCGAATGTTCTCGCCGCCTCGCAGGCCGCGCGGAGTGTCGTGCTGCTCGGCGATCCGCAGCAGCTCGAACAGCCCCAGCAGGGCACCCACCCCGAGGGCGCCGACGCCTCGGCGCTGGAACACATCCTGCGGGGTCACAAGACCATCCCGGCCGATCGTGGGATCTTCCTGCCGGAGACCTGGCGGCTGGCGCCGAGCATCTGCGCGTTCACCTCGGAAGTGTTCTACGAGGGACGGCTCCACGCGAGGGCCGGGCTCGAGCAGCAGGTGCTCGTTGGAACAGCACCGTTCGAAGGATCCGGACTCTGGGTTGCCGCCGTCGCGCACGAAGGGAACCAGAACTCGTCGAGCGAAGAGGTCGACGTGATCGACCGGATCGTTGCGGGCCTGCTTCGTCCCGACGCGGGGTGGATCGATAGCGACGGAGCGATGCACGCGATGACGGCCAACGACATCCTGATCGTCGCGCCCTACAACTCTCAGGTCGCCCTGCTCTCCGAACGGCTCGACCGGCGCGGGGTTCGCGTGGGCACCGTCGACAAGTTCCAGGGCCAGGAGGCTCCCGTCGTCATCTACTCGATGGCGACCTCAACACCCGAGGACGCGCCACGCGGGATGGAGTTCCTCTACAGCCTCAACCGCCTGAACGTCGCCACCTCGCGTGCGCGCTGCGCGTGCATTCTTGTCGCGAGCCCGCGCCTGTTCGAGCCCGAATGCAAGAGCCCAAGGCAGATGCAGCTCGCGAACGCGATCTGCCGTTACGTGGAACTGGCCCGGGCAGTCGCCACGGCCTGA
- a CDS encoding helix-turn-helix domain-containing protein, whose product MVEEVLTIKDIAEILKLAEKTVYSMASSGELPAFKIRGQWRVRRADFERWMTDKASNRAKSDEDGV is encoded by the coding sequence ATGGTCGAAGAAGTCCTCACCATCAAGGACATCGCGGAAATCCTGAAGCTTGCCGAGAAGACCGTCTACTCGATGGCGAGCAGCGGGGAGCTTCCGGCCTTCAAAATCCGAGGGCAGTGGCGCGTTCGGCGGGCGGATTTCGAACGCTGGATGACGGACAAGGCAAGCAATCGGGCGAAGTCCGACGAGGATGGGGTCTGA
- a CDS encoding DNA methylase, with the protein MTRRITAAATLEPSGLEAVFDAAFATELALREKQIQQNYRPVIGIHKWFARRPGTVFRSLLLAEFAAEPLRDSFWKAHQLSGVIGDPFMGGGTPVYEANRLGFHVVGCDINPMAHWIVRQSLAPLDIVAFAADAASVVDDVAADVGSLYKTKCDGCGSAANVKYFLWVKTARCPHCDEMNDLFPGYRLAEAERHPRHVLACSGCGALNEYETPPTREAPGKCTDCGHAVHMEGNVSRKKLECRACNKAFSVGTFAQAPEHRMWALEYHCERCYKGTPGRQFKRPDRQDLARVKDAERRLSREGANLPIPDDEIPAGDESDRLHRWGYRRYREMFGTRQLLGLGILLKRIRCVRDVSVRHALLTVFSDTLRYQNMLCRYDTYALKCQDIFSVHGFPVGLVQCENNLLGIAGIGSGSFRHFVEKYVRAKQYCRAPFETRHSGKKKEIVPIAGETIEASMVAHLPDSRTVKQALLVNAPSQNAPLQANSLDGVFTDPPYFDNVQYAELIDFCFAWLRQALLDEEESFVKKSTRSSDELTGNETLGRGIDHFAAGISEVFQHFAKALKPGGPFVFTYHHNDPTAYLPLVLAILDANLDCTATLPAAAEMTASLHIAGTGSSILDSVFVCRKPLAARRAKARQVEMPLDVSNECRAALAADAAAMRSGGVKITVGDLRCLIAGHVARIAIRTLRPAWNREAPLPERLRTARQCLEQITLMADVSSTVEVVASGGSHARTASSSQREARP; encoded by the coding sequence ATGACGCGACGCATTACGGCAGCAGCCACGCTAGAGCCGTCGGGACTCGAGGCGGTCTTCGACGCAGCCTTCGCAACCGAACTCGCGCTGCGCGAGAAACAGATTCAGCAGAACTATCGACCAGTTATCGGAATCCACAAGTGGTTCGCCCGGCGCCCCGGTACCGTCTTCCGGTCGCTGCTGCTCGCTGAGTTCGCTGCAGAGCCGCTGCGCGACTCATTCTGGAAAGCACATCAGCTCTCCGGGGTGATTGGCGATCCCTTCATGGGCGGCGGCACCCCGGTCTACGAAGCCAACCGCCTGGGCTTCCACGTTGTCGGGTGCGACATCAATCCGATGGCGCACTGGATTGTGCGGCAGAGCTTGGCCCCGCTCGACATCGTCGCGTTCGCAGCCGATGCAGCAAGCGTCGTTGACGATGTCGCGGCAGATGTCGGCTCTCTCTACAAGACCAAGTGCGATGGCTGCGGAAGTGCTGCGAACGTCAAGTACTTCCTCTGGGTGAAGACAGCGCGTTGCCCTCACTGCGACGAAATGAACGACCTGTTTCCCGGCTACCGACTCGCAGAGGCCGAGCGTCATCCCCGCCATGTTCTCGCGTGCAGCGGATGCGGCGCGCTCAACGAGTACGAGACCCCGCCGACACGTGAAGCGCCGGGCAAGTGCACGGACTGCGGGCACGCGGTTCACATGGAAGGGAACGTTTCGCGCAAGAAGCTCGAGTGCCGCGCATGCAATAAGGCATTTTCCGTTGGGACCTTCGCGCAGGCGCCGGAACACCGGATGTGGGCTCTCGAGTACCACTGCGAGCGCTGCTACAAGGGGACGCCGGGGCGACAGTTCAAGCGACCGGATCGACAGGACCTCGCGAGAGTGAAGGACGCGGAACGTCGCCTTTCTCGCGAGGGCGCAAACCTTCCGATTCCTGACGACGAGATTCCGGCTGGTGATGAAAGCGACCGGCTTCATCGCTGGGGCTACCGGCGCTACCGCGAGATGTTCGGCACCAGGCAGCTCCTGGGCCTTGGGATTCTGCTCAAGCGCATTCGGTGCGTACGTGACGTCTCCGTTCGGCACGCGTTGCTGACCGTGTTCTCCGACACGTTGCGGTACCAGAACATGTTGTGCCGATACGATACCTACGCCCTCAAGTGCCAGGACATCTTCAGCGTCCACGGGTTCCCGGTCGGACTCGTTCAGTGTGAGAACAACCTGCTCGGTATCGCAGGGATCGGCTCCGGCTCGTTCCGTCACTTCGTCGAGAAGTACGTGCGCGCGAAGCAGTACTGTCGTGCGCCCTTCGAGACGCGCCACTCTGGAAAGAAGAAGGAAATTGTCCCCATCGCTGGAGAGACAATCGAGGCGTCGATGGTGGCGCACCTCCCGGACAGCAGGACCGTAAAGCAGGCGCTCCTTGTGAACGCGCCGTCTCAGAACGCTCCACTTCAGGCGAACTCACTCGATGGCGTCTTCACCGACCCACCGTACTTCGACAACGTCCAATACGCGGAGTTGATCGACTTCTGCTTCGCGTGGCTTCGGCAGGCTCTCCTCGACGAGGAGGAGTCATTCGTGAAGAAGAGCACGCGCTCCTCGGACGAACTCACAGGGAACGAGACCCTGGGCCGGGGAATCGATCACTTCGCGGCTGGCATCTCGGAGGTGTTCCAGCACTTCGCGAAGGCGCTGAAGCCGGGCGGACCATTCGTTTTCACGTATCACCACAACGATCCGACGGCGTATCTGCCCCTCGTGCTCGCCATCCTCGACGCGAACCTCGACTGCACCGCGACACTTCCGGCGGCTGCAGAGATGACAGCCTCTCTCCACATCGCGGGCACCGGCTCGTCGATCCTCGACTCCGTCTTCGTCTGCCGCAAACCGCTGGCGGCGCGACGCGCGAAGGCACGGCAAGTCGAGATGCCGTTGGATGTCAGCAATGAGTGCCGAGCAGCACTCGCCGCCGACGCAGCGGCGATGCGAAGCGGTGGCGTCAAGATCACCGTTGGCGACCTTCGCTGTTTGATCGCTGGCCATGTGGCTCGCATCGCGATTCGCACGCTGCGGCCTGCTTGGAACCGCGAAGCGCCCTTGCCTGAGCGGCTGCGGACGGCCCGCCAGTGCCTCGAGCAGATCACCCTCATGGCGGACGTCTCTTCGACGGTGGAGGTCGTGGCGTCTGGCGGCTCACACGCGCGCACCGCCAGTTCGTCACAACGGGAAGCCCGGCCATGA
- a CDS encoding DUF3578 domain-containing protein has product MTKGKQVADGRERKTDEIQRALEAIVGRYTRARAYEAFGKQNPLWAEFERVASALKGSADVVRFPNVVVRWSAGQGRWATVPWIAALDSRETSKTSEGVYVIYLFRADMSGVYLTLNQGTSWVMAGYGGSGPAQLRERAAQLRARSGSLKAAGFDVSEGIDLKSDVPLIRGYQDSTVAYKFYARNQIPDDAALLKDLAAVLAVYDKLVPSRRILGLPGEGSMRDRLRSNYEDD; this is encoded by the coding sequence ATGACGAAGGGGAAGCAGGTCGCGGACGGGCGAGAACGCAAGACTGACGAGATCCAGCGTGCGCTGGAGGCAATCGTGGGCCGCTACACGCGCGCGCGCGCCTACGAGGCATTCGGGAAGCAGAACCCGCTCTGGGCTGAGTTCGAACGCGTCGCTTCGGCACTCAAGGGTTCAGCCGACGTCGTCCGGTTTCCGAATGTCGTCGTCCGCTGGTCCGCAGGTCAGGGGCGCTGGGCGACGGTTCCGTGGATCGCTGCCCTCGACTCTCGAGAGACCAGCAAGACCAGCGAGGGCGTCTACGTCATCTACCTATTCCGCGCCGACATGTCCGGCGTGTACCTCACGCTCAACCAGGGAACCTCTTGGGTGATGGCAGGCTACGGCGGCAGCGGCCCCGCTCAGCTTCGTGAACGAGCGGCTCAGCTCCGGGCACGCTCAGGCTCGCTCAAGGCCGCAGGCTTCGATGTGAGCGAAGGGATCGACCTCAAGAGCGACGTGCCGCTGATCCGCGGGTACCAAGACTCGACGGTCGCCTACAAGTTCTACGCGCGAAACCAGATCCCCGATGACGCGGCTCTGCTCAAGGATCTCGCTGCCGTGCTCGCCGTCTACGACAAGCTCGTGCCGTCGCGAAGGATCCTCGGCCTGCCGGGCGAGGGCTCGATGCGCGACCGCCTTCGGTCGAACTACGAGGACGACTGA